The following coding sequences lie in one Lolium perenne isolate Kyuss_39 chromosome 2, Kyuss_2.0, whole genome shotgun sequence genomic window:
- the LOC127322820 gene encoding mitochondrial import inner membrane translocase subunit TIM17-1-like — MPRSLSEEDPCLGRIVADAGGAFAVGAVGGSVFHFIKGARDSPSGARMTGGAQALRMNAPRVGGSFAVWGGLFSAFNYAAVYAHQKDDPWNSIAAGAAAGGLLSVRQGLRAAAKSAASGAALLALVEGMGILANRAQAAQQNLPPVDDPAIAAQ; from the exons ATGCCGAGGTCTCTTTCGGAGGAGGACCCATGCCTAGGCCGCATCGTCGCCGACGCCGGCGGGGCTTTCGCCGTGGGTGCCGTGGGAGGCTCCGTCTTCCACTTCATCAAGGGCGCCCGCGACTCGCCCAGCGGCGCCAGGATGACCGGCGGTGCGCAGGCGCTGCGCATGAACGCCCCGCGAGTCGGCGGCTCCTTCGCCGTCTGGGGCGGCCTCTTCTCCGCCTTCAACTACGCCGCCGTCTACGCGCACCAGAAGGACGACCCCTGGAACTCCATCGCCGCCGGTGCCGCTGCCGGCGGCCTGCTCTCCGTGCGCCAGGGCCTCAGAGCTGCTGCGAAGTCGGCCGCGTCCGGCGCCGCCCTCCTCGCGCTCGTCGAGGGTATGGGCATCCTAGCCAACCGAGCACAGGCCGCGCAG CAGAACCTACCGCCCGTCGACGACCCCGCCATTGCAGCACAATGA